Proteins encoded in a region of the Diospyros lotus cultivar Yz01 chromosome 9, ASM1463336v1, whole genome shotgun sequence genome:
- the LOC127810274 gene encoding probable protein phosphatase 2C 9 isoform X3: protein MDNLCCFGSQFAGGRSSSESGKGRSHRGPVKFGFSMVKGKANHPMEDYHVAKFVMHQGRELGLFAIYDGHLGDSVPAYLQKHLLPNILKEEEFWTDPRTSISKAYKSTDQLILSHNPDLGRGGSTAVTAILINGQKLWVANVGDSRAVLSKSGQAIQLTIDHEPNTERDSIEDRGGFVSNIPVLLHQLLDTLLDVTPRLCSAFWGSTKNALLQMKD, encoded by the exons ATGGATAATCTATGCTGCTTCGGTTCTCAG TTTGCAGGGGGCCGTTCATCATCTGAATCTGGCAAAGGCAGAAGCCATCGAGGGCCTGTCAAGTTTGGTTTCAGTATGGTAAAAGGGAAGGCAAATCATCCCATGGAGGATTATCACGTTGCTAAATTTGTTATGCACCAAGGACGTGAGCTTGGCCTTTTTGCTATTTATGATGGGCATCTGGGAGATAGTGTGCCTGCCTATCTGCAAAAGCATTTACTTCCCAACATCTTAAAGGAG GAAGAGTTTTGGACTGATCCAAGAACGTCCATTTCTAAAGCTTATAAGAGCACGGATCAATTAATTCTGTCGCACAATCCTGATTTGGGAAGAGGTGGATCCACTGCTGTCACTGCAATTCTTATAAATGGTCAAAAGCTTTGGGTTGCCAATGTTGGAGATTCACGAGCAGTCCTTTCGAAGAGTGGGCAAGCAATTCAACTGACCATTGATCATGAGCCCAATACTGAGAGGGACAGCATTGAAGACAGGGGTGGATTTGTCTCAAATATACCAG TTTTACTTCATCAACTTCTTGATACTCTACTTGATGTTACACCACGACTCTGCTCTGCATTCTGGGGTTCCACCAAGAATGCGCTCCTCCAAATGAAGGATTGA